The genomic DNA tggttgagaaagctggcccgcaagttacctttggagatgacaacaaaggttatacaacgggatatggctgtttagaaattggaaatgtcatcattgaagataTTTCTCTGGTTGAAGGTCTGATGTATAATCTCCTCAGCATAAGCCAATTCTGTGATAAAGGATGTGAAGTTTTGTTCAAGAAGGAGAGGTGTTTGATCTCTAATAAGAAGAATGAGAAGCTTACTCTCAATGGAGTGAGAAAGGGTGATTTGTTTGTAGCTGACTGGAATTCTGCTAGAGATGGTCAAGTTCTGTGCTTCTATAGTAAAGCTTCTCCAGACGACAGTTGGgtgtggcataagaagctctcccacttaaacttcaagaccataaattctttggttaagagggaattggtgagaggtCTGCCCGAGATGGAGTTTTGTCCCGAAggactttgtgaagcatgtgagaagGGAAAGTCAAAGAGAGCATCACATAAGAAGAAGACAGTTTCTGACATTGCTGAGCCCTTACAACTTCTGCATATAGATTTATTCGGACCAGTCAATGTAATGTCTATGTCGAGAAAGAAATATTtcttagtgattgttgatgactattccagataCACTTGGGTGTTATTCTTACATTCAAAGAATGAAGAAACTGAAATGATAATTGATCACATTaacaagattgagttagaagctgGCGTGCCTGTAAGATGCATAAGATCAgataatggcacagaattcagaaatgcaaagtTGAATGATTTCTGTATGGAGAAAGGCATCTTGAGACAGTATTCAGCACCAAGGACTCCTCAACAGAATTgagtggtagaaagaaagaatcgTACATTGGTTGAggctacaaggacaatgctgaatgaagccaatcttcctatgtatttatgggctgaagctgttagcACTGcgtgttatactcagaatcgaaccctgatcaacaagatgtttgaaaagacaccatatgagttaatggccaacaagaaaACATCCGTGAGTTACTTTCTTGTGTTTGGAGGAAAATGCTATATGCTAAAGGACGATGAGCATCTTGGTAaatttgatgccaaagctgaAGAAGGTATTTTCCTAGCTATTCATTGGAGTCTAAGGCATACAGGGTGTTTGTGATTGATGACAGcaaagttgtggaaagccttaatgtaacttTTGATGACACCAAGCTCCCGAGTATTCAGAAGGAAGATAGTAATGATCACTTAAGTATGGAAGATCTTTATGATGATAGCAATGGAGATGATCATCACAATGATCATAATGGTGATTTAGATTCTGATGGAAATGGTGGAGATGGTTCAGATATGAATGGCAATAGTGGTAAGACAATTGTGCATAGTGAGACAGTTTCTAGAACCAGTCCTCAAGTGTCAGATTCTACAGATCAAGATGGCAGCAACTTAGGGGGAGCAGAACAAGAAAGATGATCTGTTAGTCGAACTCAACAGAATGTTAATCAAGCTGAATCATCAAGGACAAATCTGCCTAGAGCTGTAAAGTGGAGTAGATCTCATCCTGAAGatctcattattggtgatgctgGAACAAGAGTTCAGACGAGAAGAGCtactgctaatgaatgtctatTTTCCGGGTTTCTTTCTCAAatggaaccaaagaaagtagatgaagcacttggagatcctgattgggtgattgctatacaagatgagctcaatcaatTCGAAAGACAGAAAGTGTGGAAGCTAGTATCCAGACCAAAAGATAAATCTGTTATTggcactaagtgggtattcaggaacaagctggatgaagatggaattggaacaaggaacaaggcgagactggttgctaagggttattctcaagaagaaggcattgactatgatgagacctttgcaccagtggctagacttgaagccatcagaatgttcttagcatttgctgcacatttaaacttcaaggtttatcagatggatgtgaaaagttcttttctgaatggtgagcttgaagaagaggtctatgtggagcaacctcctggtttcaCAGACCCTGAATTTGAAGATTTTGTGTATCttctcttcaaggctctttatggtctaaagcaagcgcctagaacatggtatgacactctctctgaatttctacttgagaatggtttcactagaggtaTCATAGATAAGACTCTATTTCATAAAAAGCATAAAAATGACACCATACTTGtgcaagtttatgttgatgatattatatttgggtctatgaatgatgcactttgtgcaaggtttgctaagcttatgtagagtaggtatgagatgagcatgatgggtgagttgaatttctttcttggacttcaagtaaGCCAGAGGCCAGATGGTATCTTCATCTGTCAAACGAAGTACATCAGAGATCTTTTGAGGAAATATCAGATGGAAGATTCAACACCTGCCAAGACTCCTATGGCAACTAccacaaaacttgatcaagatGAGTCTGGTAAAAAGGTGGACATCACTCActatagaggcatgattggatcTCTTCTCTATTTGACTGCAAGTTgtccagatataatgtttgcaaTATGCTTGTGTGtgaggttccaagctgatccgaAAGAGTCACATCTGATAGCTGTCAAGAGGATCTTTAGGTATTTGAAGGGTACACTGAATCTGggtatctggtatcctaaagaCACGGGCTTTGATCTCATTGGATATACGGATTCTGACTATGCTAGTTGTAAGATTGATCAgaagagtacttcaggaagctgtcagtttcttggaagaagattggtttcttggtttagcaagaagcaGCATTTGGTTTCTACATCTACTACTGAGGCTGAGTATATTGCTGgtggaagttgctgttctcaaattctatggatgagaagccaactccgagactatggacTTGACTTGAATCATATTCCTATCTACTgcgacaacacaagtgccatagaaATCTCAAACAATCATGTTCAGCACTCGaggaccaaacatattgatataaggtatcatttcataagagaTCACATagtgaatggtactgtggaactaatTTTTGTTCCCACAGCTGATCAGATTACATACATTTTCATTAAGCCACTTGATGAAGCTACTTTTAgcaagttggttagtgaacttggcatgttaAACTTGTCCACTTAAAAATGGAAGTTAACATATTATGTAATTTGATTGGGATAAATTTTACAAATCCTATGATGATGCTTTGAGGCCTTGTAAAGTTTATTTACCTATATTCATTATCCATGGATTGAAGCAAATTGATTATCACATATTTTGTATGCTTGTATGCTTAGTGATAATTGGATTTGAGATTTTGATGCTAATTGGTTACCATGATCTTACATGTTACATGTTATGTGGTAATTGAGTTAGTTTATGCATGTGTACATACTTGACAAAATACTCAAAAAATATGATTGCTATATATTAGATAACCCTTTATATTGGTTTAGAACTAAAATGAGTAGAGTATTTCTTCCATCTTTATCACATGTTTCATCCATGTGGCTCTGATACATTCTCTAGAAAGAATTATTCTACTTACTCAATTCTAAATCAATACATGATGCTATTTACCATTGCTACTAACTTTGTTGCTATTTAAGTCTTGCGCTGAATATCCAAACACAGAAAGCAACTAAGGTAAAGTTCAGGTATGACCAATCTTTCAGAATGTACTTCAATTGAAACACCACACAATCACACACTAAATGATCTCTGGTAGTAGATCCTGTCCTGTGCTCTCTGTGGTTACTTCTAAGGTATCATTCCTTGATCCTTAAGCATTCTGAAACTTTGTGGATTATTCCTAAGGCCCAGTCGTAGTATTCTGAAACTTATAACTGCCCCCGGTGGCTTAGGAAGCTGACTATGAGCCTATCAAACCAATAGGTTCTGACCGAAGTCATAGAACCAAACACTCCTCAAACAGGATTTATCCAAAGCTTTTGCTCTCATACATGAAAACCATATGATCAGTTGCATTATGAACCTTGTCAACTGGAGTTCAGTTGAGTGAGGGAGATCGTGCCAAgcagcaccacataaggaaggaaaggtcaaccctacagcTCTATCTCTCATAAAGTAGTGGAGTATTCAAATCCTGAGACAACTGTAAAGCCCATTTATATTCTCTCAAAAGAATGTAAAGCTGAAAAAAGGCACTGAAACTGTTACTagatgtgacgccctccaaacccggggtctagatttgggggtcactcgccaataaaccaaaataaaataatcacagcggaataatataataaatacgacccctttacctgcactggatcgatcacaggttatagtatggaacaggcactactacaaatcaagtgttattacaaaccatagtctaattagttttacaacttattcaaattttattacaaacctctagactaattaagtatcccaaactgtctacctggaaacacaccaactatttacaaacacataacctctggtcagacctggaacttaagtttgccctggcctagctgaaagaatcaagataagaaacaagtatgagcgaaagaaatgctcagcaagtagtaaatagcttaCGATTTgaaataacaacagtatatctgacgaacaaaaccaactacaataactgaacagtatcaaaactgatataaatttgataataaacaacatttgcaatatattatgttttgggattggaatcctcgaacgacggtgtgttgccgccggtgatcagccgcggagcaacaccggtatgccgaagcatatccaactaaacaaaaggtacccaaggcacatatcggcctagcaaggtgttatatcctgtataacacatagctcacactggaccgccgccacggcctcttacgcaaccatccaacccataaaaccattttccgtcaaaggagtcgaatcaaatgacatccttaaccacataactccccatttctcatggtccggagttttctcaacaaccaatggcgaaataaccagaacaattagttattcgctagtctcaattcaaagcttcactgtatagagtaagttatagcgaaatgtaaaaatatttaactattctgaacttagaatagtagagaaattgaaaggatAGATTCAGAGTCAATACCACTTGAATGATATGTGATGACATAAATAATTGCATAATATGAtgcgaaataaacgtcacttgaacaataagtgaagttagggtacttgcctggtatgctcaataacctcttactttaactctgtttctaactgctggctactatctccgtctaacacttgactgcgctccttgctactcgattctataaacaaaaggactatcttaagtgacagaactaaactcaatcgacgtaactatacgtcttgacatctacccgaccgtttataactaagcatggcatattaaactgtaacagatagcatgtatatcacgtaacacataatcatggcatttatataacacgtactcacatatttcatgtaatacataagtcaaatcattaaaagatacgtctcagtgcgttcagaatgaaaattaggtcaatattagcatttaccgatcaaataccgacttaaactgatacacaaatcaaatgacattgcaatataaaagaaattaggtctcaaaagtatttttattggaagcgcaatatttttctgagtttgtacacgttcgtttcgtattaaacggacgaacggtttaattattatgaataaaataagaaataaatatatttaaatcaattaataataatattaattgatttttaaataccaaagtataatttttaaaacctaaaaataatttttaggaattatttgaattaattataaataatttacatttatttaactatttataaataaaattaattgattaaatgaattaatcaattaattaaatccataaataattaaacaaaataaattataaataattaaaccaaattgtatttttgaaaataattaaagaaaataattataagaatttaaaataattaagaaaatagttttttttttagaatttaaaagaattattaaatgaattttgaagttaaagtatttgatttttagaatttagaaatgaattttgatttaaatttaaAACAAGAAACCAGAAACATGGAATCAGAAAAGGAACAGCCAGAAAACGGATCAAAGGCGGTAGGGCGTGGCCGGAAGGACCGCCGGAGTTGACGAACACGTCGCCGGAAACTGGGTCTTCCAGAATCCGGCCGACGTCCGGCCAAACTCCGGTGAGCCTAACCCCCCCCAAGTCGATTCATTTTGATCGATTTCCAACATCTAATCGATTCAAAACGTTCCCAGAATCACAAACTCATCATCTAAAACATCATTCAACCCCAGGAACACAGAATCCGGCAAAACAACTTCAAAAACCGGCGAAGTCGTCGGAAAAATCCGAACTCGACTAATACTTAACCAAACTTAGCGATTCTGGTCTTAAATTAAAGCTGATATCAATTACAATCTATTCACAGCAGTCATGAGTACCCAGAATCAACAGAAATCGCAGAGCATCGATTCAAAAGTTTTCCAGAAAATGAAACTCGATTTTAACAAAATTCTAATCACAATTAACGAATCAATATAGCAAATCATTCCTTAGGAGCCCAGGAACATCAATCAAGcaaccaaaacatcaaacaatcatcctataatcaaaACCGAATTAAAATagtaaaaaattgaaaaaaaaaaaacaaaaaaaaaacgaAATTACAGAAGGATTAACCTCGGTTTAAGATATGGGTATCACTAGATAGAACTTGATGAGAGCTTCACATCGACTATTTGAACTCCAAAAACGGAGGATTCTATCACCCTCAAAAGATGGATTGATTCTTAGGATTCAAGAACAAAACCCTAGCCCCCAAATtgaatttctgaatttttattaatatttatgaaaattctcaaaataaaaaatgaataaaataaggttaatcaggtatttatatttaatctgaaattatatccccacaataaattaagggtgtttgtatccctaaattacaataattaagccccaaaataataattacggggaataattttaaacactataaaatacaaaattaatgtcaaaattccccaaaaattgcgaataattcgaaaatacaaagatacggggtatttgaaatacgaataattttataaaaataaaaacatcgattttgtggggtttgacgtcccggtggggtcccggtttgttgatttttgaaaaacggaaacgatccctaaattaccataaaatcccaaaaacacgtaaaatatattcaaacacgtataaaatcaaataaaacaggtatcctAATAAAGATGCTGGTAATTACGCGTCCCGATTGTAGATAAGTTcttataattgcaatttaaacatattttaatcaaccgaaaaattttctggcccgtacagaaacacacataacagttataacatctcatatcatagcaacaattactttaaatttataaaacacacaatatttatttatttaacatataatattcacataattttcccggatattacatccttccccccttaacaggattctgtcctcagaatcagcctaggaaaataaatgaggatacttggatcgcatttcgctttccaactcccaggtcgactcttcaaccttgggattcctccacaagactcgcactaaagatacagacttattcctaagcactctttctttcttatctaaaatttgcactggttgctctacaaaagacaaatctggctggatctctattggctcgtattctatcacatgatttgaatcaggcaaataacgcttcaacattgacacgtggaacacgttgtgaatatgctgcatgtgaggtggtaacgctaattcgtaagcaacctttcccacacgcttcaaaatctcaaaagggccaacataacgcggactcagctttcctttctttccaaatcttgataaacctttccaaggagaaacttttaataacactgcctcttcaacttcaaattccatatcttttctggtaggatcagcatatttgcgttgacgatcttgagctgctgttaatcttttccgaatgagttctatttcTCGAACGAaggtgtgttgccgccggtgatcagccgcggagcaacaccggtatgccgaagcatatccaactaaacaaaaggtacccaaggcacatatcggcctagcaaggtgttatatcctgtataacacatagctcacactggaccgccgccacggcctcttacgcaaccatccaacccataaaaccattttccgtcaaaggagtcgaatcaaatgacatccttaaccacataactccccatttctcatggtccggagttttctcaacaaccaatggcgaaataaccagaacaattagttattcgctagtctcaattcaaagcttcactgtatagagtaagttatagcgaaatgtaaaaatatttaactattctgaacttagaatagtagagaaattgaaaggatAGATTCAGAGTCAATAACACTTGAATGGTATGTGAAcatataaatatttgcataataagattcaaaataaacgtcactggaacaataagtgaagttagggtacttgcataat from Apium graveolens cultivar Ventura chromosome 5, ASM990537v1, whole genome shotgun sequence includes the following:
- the LOC141660990 gene encoding putative mitochondrial protein AtMg00240, with the protein product MEDSTPAKTPMATTTKLDQDESGKKVDITHYRGMIGSLLYLTASCPDIMFAICLCVRFQADPKESHLIAVKRIFRYLKGTLNLGIWYPKDTGFDLIGYTDSDYASCKIDQKSTSGSSDQITYIFIKPLDEATFSKLVSELGMLNLST